A genomic segment from Syntrophotalea acetylenivorans encodes:
- a CDS encoding response regulator transcription factor, translating to MLMEKECPILLISEDSSLAAPLVGCLEGEGFAVCLLKAEALEGASTPEENSELILVDLTLPSLQRLAVCRTIRETYAGPLLVMADCVDEMHQVLGLEMGADDFIVKPISPALLVAKIRALLRRGRRSFAAPVRTLNLGALEVDGGRREVRVEGQSIDLTSREFDLLWYLACNARAVVSRDKIYEDLLGVQYNGYDRSVDIYISRIRQKLGDPSRKPQMLKTVRGVGYLLGG from the coding sequence ATGCTTATGGAAAAAGAATGTCCGATTTTATTGATATCCGAAGACAGTAGTTTGGCTGCTCCCCTGGTAGGTTGTCTGGAGGGGGAAGGCTTTGCTGTTTGTCTGCTGAAGGCTGAGGCTCTTGAAGGAGCGTCCACTCCAGAAGAAAACTCGGAACTGATTCTGGTTGACCTCACGTTGCCCTCGCTTCAGCGTCTCGCGGTCTGTAGGACTATCAGGGAAACCTATGCCGGTCCGTTGCTGGTTATGGCTGACTGTGTTGATGAAATGCATCAGGTGTTGGGCCTGGAAATGGGGGCAGACGATTTTATTGTCAAACCGATAAGCCCCGCTCTGCTGGTGGCAAAAATCCGTGCCCTGCTGCGCCGCGGCAGGCGGTCGTTCGCCGCCCCGGTAAGGACCCTCAACCTCGGAGCGCTGGAGGTGGATGGGGGCCGGCGGGAAGTCCGGGTCGAAGGCCAGTCTATTGATCTGACTTCCAGGGAATTCGATCTCCTCTGGTACTTGGCCTGTAATGCCCGGGCGGTGGTCAGCCGCGACAAGATTTACGAAGATTTGCTCGGAGTACAATACAACGGTTATGACCGCTCGGTAGACATCTACATTTCACGCATTCGCCAGAAGTTGGGAGATCCTTCCCGAAAACCTCAGATGTTGAAGACTGTGCGGGGGGTTGGTTATCTGTTGGGGGGCTAG
- a CDS encoding Spy/CpxP family protein refolding chaperone, with amino-acid sequence MKKKIWLMVLCGVLVMGGSLTALAVPWERDGKADATSPDNGPCRMDARRGHWERLAESFDLSKEQRQEAKKLFEANREQAEKVHAEIKETDRELRLASNPKNFDEKVLRKLAAEKAQLHAELMVGRARTRSQVYALLTPEQQELADLAYKLKKLRGPHPQKRRGGPDGSEGFGPRFDMQESGN; translated from the coding sequence ATGAAAAAGAAAATCTGGTTGATGGTGCTGTGCGGCGTTCTGGTAATGGGAGGTAGTTTGACGGCCCTGGCGGTCCCCTGGGAGCGTGACGGCAAGGCGGATGCGACGAGCCCGGATAATGGTCCCTGTCGGATGGACGCCAGGCGTGGTCACTGGGAGCGCCTGGCCGAGAGTTTCGACCTGAGTAAGGAGCAACGCCAGGAGGCTAAAAAGTTATTTGAGGCCAACCGTGAGCAGGCTGAAAAAGTTCATGCCGAGATAAAAGAAACCGACCGGGAATTACGCCTGGCGAGCAATCCCAAAAACTTTGATGAAAAGGTCTTGCGTAAGCTGGCAGCCGAGAAGGCTCAGTTACACGCCGAACTGATGGTCGGCCGTGCCCGGACCCGCAGTCAGGTTTATGCTCTCTTGACACCCGAACAACAGGAACTGGCAGACCTGGCTTACAAGTTGAAAAAACTGCGGGGTCCGCATCCCCAAAAGCGTCGCGGAGGCCCCGATGGTTCAGAAGGGTTTGGACCCCGTTTTGACATGCAGGAATCTGGAAACTAG
- a CDS encoding ion transporter: MTWLKDERYEPPPRRNHWRMKLHEVIFEADTPAGKAFDVLLILSILASVVAVMLDSMGAVRLEYGRLLYLIEWFFTLLFSVEYILRLVCVGRPSKYATSFYGVVDLLAIIPTYLSLVLPGSQYLLVIRLLRILRIFRILKLVPYLGEARLLMQALRASGRKIAVFLFTVLTLVVIFGSLMYVIESSESGFTSIPRSIYWAIVTLTTVGYGDISPQTVLGQTLASLVMILGYSIIAVPTGIVTVEMSHAFGRKISTQACPECSAEGHDDDARYCKFCGSAL; the protein is encoded by the coding sequence ATGACCTGGCTGAAAGATGAACGTTACGAACCACCACCGCGGCGAAACCACTGGCGGATGAAGCTGCACGAAGTGATATTCGAAGCCGACACCCCGGCGGGCAAGGCCTTTGATGTGCTGCTTATCCTCAGCATCCTGGCCAGCGTGGTTGCGGTGATGCTCGACAGCATGGGTGCGGTGCGCCTGGAGTACGGGAGACTTCTTTACCTGATCGAGTGGTTCTTCACCTTGCTCTTCTCGGTTGAGTATATTCTTCGCTTAGTGTGTGTCGGCCGACCAAGCAAGTACGCGACCAGTTTTTACGGGGTAGTCGACCTGCTTGCGATCATTCCCACCTACTTGAGCCTGGTGTTGCCCGGAAGCCAGTATCTACTGGTGATCCGACTGCTGCGCATTCTTCGCATCTTCCGTATTCTGAAGCTGGTTCCTTATCTCGGAGAAGCGCGCCTGCTCATGCAGGCATTACGCGCCAGCGGTCGTAAAATAGCCGTCTTTCTCTTTACGGTACTGACGTTGGTCGTTATCTTCGGATCGCTGATGTACGTTATTGAAAGCTCGGAAAGCGGCTTCACCAGCATTCCACGCAGCATCTATTGGGCGATCGTCACCCTGACCACGGTCGGCTATGGCGACATCTCTCCCCAAACGGTCTTGGGACAGACTCTGGCCTCCCTGGTAATGATTCTAGGCTACAGCATCATTGCCGTTCCCACCGGCATCGTGACGGTGGAGATGTCCCACGCCTTCGGCCGAAAGATCTCGACCCAGGCATGCCCCGAATGCAGTGCCGAGGGACACGATGACGACGCTCGCTACTGTAAGTTTTGCGGTTCTGCGCTGTAA
- a CDS encoding EAL and GGDEF domain-containing protein, translating to MQKELNKLRRENQSVQNLFQNIPDFLVVLDRDLRIQYCNWRGCYAKVPEEHRVSGIRCYEAFYPEQDGPCDPCPAQTVFASGQPTTQIKHNSRIGFLESRCFPIFNEKGQIVSVAAQICDVTDRIQADKALKESERKLQAILHSIHDPIRVVDKELNIVWANEAAHKIFGEPILSKKCCSIYKLDINHFDVSCCPTKAALADGKTHQHILTIPLADDEVHTFKTSSHVIEWDQERQPAAVLEVFWDITEIKRTDEALRRSETLFRTVVESSKDAMVAIDRNGLITLFNPGAEKIFGRSREEMLNTPVEGLMPAAYRMAHSQYIRDFFTGTKQPVAMGKTLELQAVRNNGDTFPVELSLSQGQAGSEPFVLAVIRDISERKLIEQQLIHQANYDSLTGLPNRTLILDRLKQAVAFEQRHERHLAVMLLDLDNFKAINDSLGHDGGNLLLKEVAQRLSETVRDTDTVGRLYGDEFVILARDMGSTEGVMRLVSKVAQAFDKPFSIAGGEFLTSFSTGIALFPGDGSDADELLKKADTAMYASKKGGKNRFSFFAPSMEESIRQRLQLEKMLQQAVMNREFFLHYQPRVDTASGRIIGLEALLRWTPDGHPPISPDQFVPILEETGGIEEIGEWILETVCRTARAWQQMGLPSVRVWVNISGKQFQDKYLFEKIEKILAVTGLSPRYLGLELTESVLMQDVEVHIAKLKQLKQLGVMISLDDFGTGYSSLSYLKRFPIDEIKIDRSFVNGLLTDENDTAIVRTILAMAQSLGLRVVAEGVETPGQRDFLTEQHCDEMQGYLFSKPVPPNRLSTC from the coding sequence TTGCAAAAAGAATTAAATAAACTGCGCCGCGAAAACCAATCCGTCCAAAACCTTTTCCAAAACATTCCCGATTTCCTTGTAGTTCTGGATCGGGATCTGCGCATTCAATACTGCAACTGGCGAGGCTGCTACGCCAAGGTGCCTGAAGAGCACCGCGTGAGCGGAATCCGCTGCTACGAAGCCTTTTACCCGGAACAGGACGGCCCCTGCGACCCCTGCCCTGCGCAGACTGTTTTTGCCAGTGGCCAACCGACTACCCAGATCAAACATAATTCCAGGATCGGTTTTCTGGAGTCTCGCTGTTTCCCGATCTTCAACGAAAAGGGGCAAATTGTCTCGGTCGCCGCACAGATCTGCGATGTCACCGACCGGATTCAAGCCGATAAAGCCCTCAAAGAAAGCGAAAGAAAGCTGCAGGCGATCCTCCACTCCATACACGACCCTATCCGTGTGGTGGACAAGGAACTGAATATCGTCTGGGCCAACGAGGCGGCGCACAAAATCTTCGGCGAACCGATCCTCAGCAAGAAATGCTGCTCCATCTACAAGCTTGATATAAACCATTTCGATGTCTCTTGTTGCCCGACCAAGGCAGCCCTGGCCGACGGCAAAACTCATCAGCATATCCTCACCATCCCACTCGCCGACGACGAAGTGCATACTTTCAAAACCTCCTCCCACGTCATCGAATGGGACCAAGAGCGGCAACCGGCTGCGGTACTTGAGGTATTCTGGGACATCACCGAGATCAAGCGTACTGATGAAGCTCTGCGACGTAGCGAAACGCTTTTCCGCACTGTGGTTGAATCGAGCAAAGACGCCATGGTGGCCATCGACCGCAACGGCCTCATCACCCTCTTCAACCCCGGTGCGGAAAAGATCTTCGGTCGCTCCAGGGAAGAGATGCTGAACACCCCAGTGGAAGGACTGATGCCCGCCGCCTACCGTATGGCCCACAGCCAGTATATCCGAGATTTCTTTACTGGCACCAAACAGCCCGTGGCTATGGGCAAGACCCTCGAGTTGCAAGCGGTGCGCAACAACGGCGATACCTTTCCCGTTGAGTTATCCCTCTCCCAGGGCCAGGCAGGCAGCGAGCCTTTCGTGCTGGCGGTAATTCGCGATATTAGCGAACGCAAGCTGATCGAGCAGCAATTGATTCACCAGGCCAATTACGACAGCCTCACCGGACTGCCTAACCGCACCCTGATTCTCGACCGCCTGAAACAGGCCGTCGCCTTTGAACAGCGCCATGAACGGCATCTGGCGGTGATGCTGCTCGACCTGGACAATTTCAAGGCCATTAACGACAGCCTCGGTCACGACGGCGGTAACCTGCTGCTAAAGGAGGTGGCCCAGCGGCTCTCGGAAACCGTGCGCGACACCGATACGGTCGGCCGCCTGTATGGTGACGAATTCGTTATTTTGGCACGGGACATGGGCAGCACCGAGGGGGTGATGAGGCTGGTCAGCAAAGTGGCCCAGGCCTTTGACAAGCCTTTTTCCATCGCCGGCGGCGAGTTTCTGACCAGCTTCAGCACCGGCATTGCCCTGTTTCCTGGGGACGGCAGCGATGCCGACGAACTGCTGAAAAAAGCCGACACGGCCATGTACGCAAGTAAGAAAGGCGGCAAAAACCGCTTCAGTTTCTTCGCCCCCAGCATGGAAGAGAGTATCCGCCAAAGGCTGCAACTGGAAAAAATGCTTCAGCAGGCTGTGATGAACCGGGAATTCTTTTTGCACTACCAACCGCGAGTCGATACCGCCAGTGGCCGAATTATTGGCTTGGAAGCTCTGCTGCGCTGGACCCCCGACGGACACCCCCCTATTTCTCCGGACCAGTTCGTGCCGATCCTGGAAGAAACGGGTGGGATCGAGGAAATAGGCGAGTGGATACTGGAAACGGTCTGTCGAACAGCCAGGGCTTGGCAGCAAATGGGATTACCCTCGGTGCGAGTCTGGGTCAACATTTCGGGCAAGCAGTTTCAGGACAAATATCTGTTTGAAAAAATTGAAAAGATCCTCGCCGTTACCGGCCTGTCTCCCCGTTACCTGGGCCTGGAATTGACTGAGAGCGTCCTGATGCAAGACGTGGAAGTACATATCGCTAAACTGAAGCAACTCAAGCAACTTGGGGTGATGATCTCACTGGACGATTTTGGCACCGGCTACTCTTCGCTGAGTTATCTGAAAAGATTCCCCATCGACGAAATCAAGATCGATCGGTCGTTTGTTAACGGCCTGCTCACCGACGAAAACGATACGGCCATCGTCCGCACCATCCTCGCCATGGCCCAAAGCCTCGGCCTGCGGGTTGTCGCTGAAGGGGTTGAAACGCCAGGCCAGAGGGACTTTTTAACTGAGCAACACTGCGATGAAATGCAGGGATACCTCTTTAGCAAACCCGTCCCCCCCAATCGGTTGTCGACCTGCTAA
- a CDS encoding ATP-binding protein: MKISIKYRLFLAFLVATLTLVASMFLVTKLSFDRGFLRYINNVEQQRIEQLASELEQSFAENGSWDFLRYNPRAWRRLIFAAKPEINLEPPPFDKPVNPAGRFPERGPMPPPPPVSSNHFERRVLLLDAEQKRIFGPRRYSADLELLSLNAQGNTVGYLAIVPPRAPRDLIDPHQQQFFKKQRRSFAIIAIAMAGAAALLSVPLSRRLVRRITDLAAATHLLTAGQYQTRVQATASDELGQLARDFNSLALTLENNEQLRRQWVADISHELRTPLAVLRGEIEALQDGVRPQTPQSMSMLHGEVMHLSRLVEDLYQLALADIDALSCRKEPIDLSEILQQTADSFRGELVAHDVRLTCEFPAGKTVSMLGDDRRLRQLFSNLLENSLRYTDKGGELRIRMTTDGQRAVIHFEDTAPGVAEEKLERLFDRLYRVESSRSRNTGGAGLGLALCKTIVESHDGTIIARPSSLGGLRIEIDLPLKGIT, translated from the coding sequence ATGAAAATCAGCATCAAATACCGACTTTTCCTGGCTTTCCTTGTCGCGACTCTTACTTTGGTGGCCAGCATGTTTCTGGTCACCAAGTTGAGTTTTGACCGGGGCTTTTTGCGCTATATCAACAACGTTGAACAGCAGCGTATCGAACAACTGGCCAGCGAACTGGAACAGTCCTTTGCCGAAAACGGCAGCTGGGACTTTCTTCGCTACAACCCGCGAGCGTGGCGCCGGCTTATATTTGCCGCCAAGCCGGAAATCAATCTGGAACCTCCGCCTTTCGATAAACCGGTGAATCCCGCCGGCAGGTTCCCTGAAAGGGGTCCCATGCCGCCCCCTCCGCCTGTTTCCAGTAATCATTTTGAACGTCGCGTATTACTGCTGGATGCTGAGCAGAAGCGAATTTTCGGTCCGCGGCGCTATTCAGCAGACCTTGAACTGCTTTCCCTCAACGCCCAGGGAAATACGGTTGGCTATCTGGCGATCGTGCCGCCCCGGGCTCCGCGGGACCTTATCGATCCGCATCAGCAGCAGTTCTTTAAAAAACAACGCCGCTCATTCGCCATCATCGCCATCGCTATGGCGGGGGCCGCTGCGCTGCTCTCAGTTCCCCTCTCCCGACGCCTGGTACGACGTATCACCGATCTGGCCGCTGCCACGCATCTGCTGACCGCCGGGCAGTACCAAACCCGGGTTCAGGCGACCGCCTCCGATGAACTCGGTCAACTGGCGCGGGACTTCAACAGCCTGGCCCTAACCCTGGAGAACAACGAGCAACTGCGACGACAATGGGTAGCCGACATCTCCCACGAATTGCGCACCCCCCTGGCAGTGCTTCGAGGTGAAATCGAAGCGCTGCAGGACGGCGTGCGACCGCAAACTCCTCAGTCCATGTCTATGCTGCACGGCGAGGTCATGCACCTGAGTCGCCTGGTGGAAGACCTCTACCAGCTGGCCTTAGCCGACATCGACGCCCTCAGCTGCCGAAAAGAGCCGATCGACCTAAGCGAAATCCTGCAACAAACCGCCGATTCTTTTCGTGGAGAACTGGTCGCGCACGATGTGCGACTGACCTGCGAATTTCCTGCAGGCAAAACCGTGTCCATGCTCGGTGACGACCGGCGCCTTCGCCAACTGTTCAGCAATCTGCTGGAAAACAGCCTGCGCTATACAGATAAAGGGGGAGAATTGCGCATAAGGATGACAACCGATGGACAACGGGCCGTCATCCATTTCGAAGATACCGCACCGGGCGTGGCGGAAGAAAAGCTGGAGCGGCTGTTCGACCGCCTCTACCGGGTCGAAAGCTCGCGCAGTCGAAACACCGGAGGAGCCGGCCTAGGCCTGGCTCTATGCAAAACCATCGTCGAGTCTCATGACGGAACCATCATCGCACGGCCTTCATCACTGGGCGGTCTGCGAATTGAAATCGACCTGCCGTTAAAGGGAATAACATGA
- a CDS encoding sensor domain-containing diguanylate cyclase, giving the protein MTTDVDKPRTQLKAELAAAHQELAALRQQIEADRKAPSIAAQVQDLSSACHTENQNDLQLRQANRDLQHYKGIVSSTPDLIALIDSDYVCRVVNDSYLNAFARQPGEIIDRPVAELFGEEDFDSTIRPHLVEAFNGDTVRYERWVTFSSGGRRLCAITFHPVPEPEGPICHVAANIRDITEGKQAVVDRQRIFEASFDMLCFIGIDGCFKDLNPSWTRTLGWSVAELLNTPWLDLVHPEDRRIAVEGEERLLLRQQTGTCEYRLRCKDGRYRWVVWNASADLERQEIFATMRDITDSKLMQEALKSSVRKYRTFFDSAGDAVFVHDFSERLLDVNRVACERLGYSREELLSMPMDRLKKTQTAISSPQLLDKIEEDGHVSFEAHHQTKDGRELLVWTNAKRTEYDGLPAILSICRDISERKRIENELRNLAITDSLTGAWNRRYFISRAKEELARSLRYTPPFALLILDIDFFKLINDTYGHDVGDEVLKSLTERCRMELRETDVFARFGGEEFAALLPQISRENALLTAERLRTSIATMPMEQISETFSITVSIGISLFNGQETSIEELIKQADQAMYRAKKQGRNRVEFF; this is encoded by the coding sequence ATGACAACGGATGTTGACAAACCCCGGACGCAACTCAAGGCCGAACTGGCAGCAGCCCACCAGGAACTGGCAGCCCTTAGGCAGCAAATCGAAGCGGATCGCAAGGCACCGTCCATTGCCGCGCAGGTTCAAGACCTGAGTTCGGCTTGCCACACAGAAAACCAGAACGACCTTCAGCTGCGCCAGGCCAACCGGGATCTGCAACACTACAAGGGAATCGTTTCTTCCACCCCGGATCTGATCGCCCTGATCGACAGCGATTACGTCTGTCGGGTGGTTAACGACAGCTATCTAAACGCCTTTGCCCGCCAGCCCGGGGAAATCATCGACCGGCCCGTTGCCGAACTATTCGGCGAAGAGGACTTCGACAGCACTATTCGGCCCCACCTGGTTGAGGCTTTTAACGGTGATACGGTGCGATACGAGCGCTGGGTCACCTTTTCTTCCGGCGGCCGCCGACTGTGCGCCATCACCTTTCATCCGGTGCCGGAACCGGAGGGACCTATCTGTCACGTTGCCGCCAATATCCGGGATATCACCGAAGGCAAGCAGGCCGTGGTTGATCGTCAGCGAATTTTCGAAGCTTCTTTCGACATGCTCTGTTTCATCGGCATCGATGGCTGCTTCAAGGATCTCAATCCTTCCTGGACCCGCACCCTTGGCTGGAGCGTCGCCGAACTGCTTAACACACCTTGGCTGGATCTGGTTCATCCGGAGGATCGCCGAATTGCTGTCGAAGGTGAAGAGAGGCTGCTACTGAGGCAACAGACCGGCACCTGCGAATACCGGTTGCGCTGCAAGGACGGCCGCTATCGCTGGGTAGTCTGGAACGCCAGCGCCGATCTGGAGCGTCAGGAAATCTTTGCCACCATGCGTGATATCACTGACAGCAAATTAATGCAGGAAGCGCTCAAGTCCTCGGTTCGAAAGTACCGAACCTTTTTCGATTCTGCCGGCGACGCGGTATTCGTTCACGATTTCTCCGAGCGTTTACTGGATGTCAACCGAGTGGCCTGCGAACGTCTCGGCTACAGTCGGGAGGAGTTGCTGTCAATGCCGATGGACCGGCTCAAAAAGACCCAAACAGCCATCAGCTCCCCCCAACTGCTCGACAAAATTGAGGAGGACGGCCACGTCTCTTTCGAAGCCCACCATCAGACCAAAGACGGACGGGAACTGCTGGTCTGGACCAACGCCAAGCGCACGGAATACGACGGCCTACCTGCCATCCTCAGCATCTGCCGCGACATCTCGGAGCGCAAACGCATAGAGAACGAGCTACGTAATCTGGCCATCACCGACTCCCTGACCGGCGCCTGGAACCGACGTTACTTTATCAGCCGCGCCAAGGAGGAGCTGGCCCGTAGCCTCCGCTACACTCCCCCCTTCGCTCTGCTGATACTCGATATCGACTTTTTCAAGCTGATCAACGACACCTACGGTCACGATGTCGGTGATGAGGTTCTCAAAAGCCTGACTGAACGCTGCCGCATGGAACTGCGGGAAACCGACGTTTTCGCCCGTTTCGGCGGCGAAGAATTCGCCGCCCTATTGCCACAGATCAGTCGGGAGAATGCTTTGTTGACCGCGGAACGCCTTCGCACCTCCATAGCCACCATGCCGATGGAGCAGATCAGCGAAACCTTTTCCATCACCGTCAGCATCGGCATATCTCTCTTTAACGGCCAGGAAACTTCCATCGAAGAATTGATAAAACAGGCCGACCAGGCCATGTACCGGGCAAAAAAACAGGGACGCAACCGCGTCGAGTTCTTCTAG
- a CDS encoding ClcB-like voltage-gated chloride channel protein, whose product MPSFSKSKLRDKLLRWWSTPRIFKFFLLRLRLAATYQAVDRYTVLFWAGLVGILGGLSSVLFRRLLDLMAFVLSGRHGSIVEIFSGLPPWQRLATPIVGGLVAGGVLYFGGRWHSRRSSSTDFMEAVVLGEGTLSFRSSIVKILSATFSVTSGGSIGREGPMVQLSSLLASMVGRTRKWSVAQRRLILACGASAGIAAAYNAPIAGALFVAEIVVGSIAMETFGPLIFSSVLATQTVRFLADSDPLYVIPPFHLQSGLELFYYLALGLLAGLVAPWFLRALRGSEKLFTKTCLPAYLRLALGGLVVGVLALRYPEVCGNGYSVVTGILQEQWLWSSLVVLLLLKVTATSASFGSGAVGGVFTPTLFVGASVGYLFGHACEGLGLGGLPEPGALALTGMGMVLAATTHAPLMAIIMIFEMTLDYQLILPLMLGCVLAHFTALGFESGSIYSASLKRKGADYAQRQLALLKVGGLMKSDPARVRPDAPFNQIAKHFVLHTYQYLYVVNEQGIYLGAVGLQDIKQYLGNSFLDNLIVAQDLLTDGPPIIHYSASLEEALEKFSHYTGERLPVVSDGPSPRLLGSLGKTDLLLALAERVPAAEGQFADQTKKG is encoded by the coding sequence ATGCCCTCTTTTTCTAAATCGAAGCTGCGCGACAAGCTGCTCCGCTGGTGGAGCACGCCACGCATCTTTAAATTCTTCCTGCTGCGCCTGCGTCTGGCCGCTACCTATCAGGCAGTGGACCGCTACACGGTGCTGTTCTGGGCTGGGCTGGTCGGGATACTCGGCGGCCTTTCCTCAGTACTGTTCCGCCGCCTGCTCGATCTGATGGCCTTTGTCCTGAGTGGTCGCCACGGCAGTATCGTGGAGATCTTCTCAGGCCTGCCGCCCTGGCAACGTCTGGCTACGCCAATAGTCGGCGGTCTGGTCGCCGGTGGGGTACTATACTTCGGCGGCCGCTGGCATTCACGCCGAAGCAGTTCTACCGATTTCATGGAAGCGGTAGTTCTCGGCGAAGGGACTCTGTCCTTTCGCTCCAGTATTGTGAAAATTCTTTCGGCAACTTTTTCGGTTACCTCCGGCGGCTCCATCGGTCGCGAAGGACCGATGGTGCAACTCTCTTCCCTGCTCGCCTCTATGGTCGGTCGCACCCGCAAATGGTCGGTCGCACAACGGCGACTGATTCTTGCCTGCGGCGCCTCGGCGGGCATCGCCGCGGCCTACAACGCGCCCATCGCCGGGGCGCTGTTCGTCGCTGAGATCGTGGTTGGCTCCATCGCCATGGAAACCTTTGGCCCACTGATCTTTTCTTCGGTATTAGCCACCCAGACGGTACGTTTTCTGGCCGACAGCGATCCCCTGTACGTCATCCCCCCCTTTCACCTGCAATCGGGATTGGAACTGTTCTACTACCTGGCCCTTGGCCTGCTGGCCGGGCTGGTGGCCCCCTGGTTTTTGCGCGCCCTGCGCGGCAGCGAAAAGCTGTTCACTAAGACCTGTCTGCCAGCCTATCTGCGCCTTGCCCTGGGCGGCCTGGTGGTCGGGGTCCTGGCCCTGCGCTACCCGGAAGTGTGCGGCAACGGCTACAGCGTGGTCACCGGCATTCTGCAAGAGCAATGGCTGTGGTCGAGCCTGGTGGTTCTGCTGCTGCTGAAAGTGACCGCCACCTCCGCCAGTTTCGGTTCCGGTGCGGTGGGCGGGGTCTTTACCCCGACCTTGTTCGTCGGCGCCAGCGTCGGTTATTTATTCGGCCATGCCTGTGAAGGTCTCGGCCTCGGCGGCCTTCCGGAACCGGGAGCCCTGGCCCTGACCGGCATGGGCATGGTGCTGGCGGCCACCACCCACGCACCGCTTATGGCCATTATCATGATCTTTGAGATGACCCTCGACTACCAGCTGATACTGCCTCTAATGCTCGGTTGTGTGCTGGCTCATTTCACTGCCCTGGGTTTCGAGAGCGGTTCTATCTATAGCGCTTCCCTAAAGCGCAAAGGTGCCGATTATGCCCAGCGACAACTGGCCTTGTTAAAAGTCGGCGGATTGATGAAATCCGATCCGGCACGGGTTCGACCGGATGCCCCCTTTAATCAGATAGCCAAGCATTTCGTCCTGCATACCTATCAATATCTTTATGTGGTAAATGAACAGGGGATCTACCTTGGCGCTGTAGGGCTGCAGGACATCAAACAATACCTCGGCAACTCTTTTTTGGATAATCTGATTGTCGCTCAGGACCTGTTGACCGATGGCCCTCCGATCATCCATTACTCCGCTTCCCTAGAAGAAGCTTTGGAGAAGTTCAGCCATTACACAGGGGAGCGACTGCCGGTGGTCTCGGATGGCCCATCGCCCCGACTGCTGGGCAGCCTGGGTAAAACCGACCTGCTGCTGGCCCTGGCTGAGCGGGTGCCTGCCGCTGAGGGGCAGTTTGCCGACCAGACAAAGAAGGGGTAG
- a CDS encoding response regulator — MINHKILVVEDEERLAGILADYLHQANFEAHCLADGTGVVSWVREEQPALILLDLMLPGRNGMDICKEIRTFSDVPIIMVTARVEEIDRLLGLELGADDYICKPFSPREVVARVKAVLRRSQGQQAVQAEGLTLDQTTYRATLNGHDLALTAVEFKLLHYLAANPGRLFSRPQLMEKIYPDQRIVSDRTIDSHIKKLRKKIASTTPDQELIHSVYGVGYKFEA, encoded by the coding sequence ATGATAAACCACAAGATTCTGGTCGTCGAGGACGAGGAACGTCTGGCGGGTATCCTGGCCGACTATCTGCACCAGGCGAATTTCGAGGCCCATTGTCTGGCAGACGGTACCGGTGTTGTGAGCTGGGTACGGGAAGAACAGCCGGCATTGATTCTGCTCGATCTGATGCTGCCCGGCCGTAACGGCATGGATATCTGTAAGGAGATCCGTACCTTCTCCGACGTGCCGATTATAATGGTCACTGCCCGGGTGGAAGAAATCGACCGCTTGCTAGGGTTGGAATTGGGCGCCGACGACTATATCTGCAAGCCCTTCAGCCCCCGAGAAGTAGTGGCCCGGGTCAAGGCCGTGCTACGCCGTTCTCAAGGACAGCAGGCCGTACAGGCTGAGGGGCTGACCCTAGACCAAACGACCTATCGTGCCACCCTCAACGGCCACGACCTTGCTCTAACCGCAGTGGAATTCAAACTGCTGCACTATCTGGCCGCCAACCCCGGTCGGCTCTTTTCCCGCCCTCAGTTGATGGAAAAAATCTATCCGGACCAGCGTATCGTCAGCGATCGCACCATCGACAGCCACATCAAAAAGCTACGCAAAAAGATCGCCTCTACGACACCAGATCAGGAACTGATCCATTCGGTGTACGGAGTCGGCTACAAGTTCGAAGCCTGA